The proteins below are encoded in one region of Streptomyces roseirectus:
- a CDS encoding diaminobutyrate--2-oxoglutarate transaminase family protein, producing MAVSGAAEERETARSGAREGDGSAGADDDGRSLYEGILRRQSARESAARTYARSLPIVPVRARGLTIEGADGRRYLDCLSGAGALALGHNHPVVLEAIRKVLDSGAPLHALDLATPVKDAFVTELFRTLPPGLADHARVQFCGPAGTDAVEAALKLARTATGRTGVLAFTGAYHGMTAGAAEASGHASDVRVTRLPYPYDYRCPYGVGGERGAELAARWAESVLDDPKSGVPGPACMILEPVQGEGGVIPAPDGWLRRMRQITADRSIPLIADEIQTGVGRTGAFWAVEHSGITPDVMVLSKAIGGSLPLAVVVYRDDLDLWEPGAHAGTFRGNQLAMAAGTATLAHVREHRLADHAAGLGARMLGRLRALAGEFPHLGDVRGRGLMIGVEMVDPESSPQAVSGTGVPTSTPAPSGAHPASSGAHPAPSGAQLTAPGSTARGPRPPADPAPAPRPAAPAFAAAVQRACLDRGLIVELGGRHQSVVRLLPPLTITDDQATAVLDRFADAVAAVTRDPTGHLTVPAQHSPRRWSPARGRQPAPQQRQLPDRENQPPDDQSDDGPERADDGSRPTGRPTGPA from the coding sequence GTGGCGGTGAGCGGGGCGGCGGAGGAGCGCGAGACAGCGCGCTCCGGGGCGCGCGAAGGCGACGGGAGCGCCGGGGCGGATGATGACGGGCGGAGCCTGTACGAGGGGATCCTGCGACGGCAGTCCGCGCGGGAGTCCGCGGCCCGGACCTACGCGCGGTCCCTGCCGATCGTGCCGGTGCGGGCGCGCGGGCTGACCATCGAGGGCGCTGACGGACGGCGCTACCTCGACTGCCTGTCCGGCGCGGGGGCGCTCGCGCTCGGGCACAACCACCCCGTCGTCCTCGAAGCGATCCGCAAGGTGCTCGACTCCGGTGCCCCGCTGCACGCGCTCGACCTCGCGACGCCGGTGAAGGACGCCTTCGTCACCGAGCTGTTCCGCACGCTGCCGCCCGGACTCGCTGACCACGCGCGCGTGCAGTTCTGCGGTCCCGCCGGGACGGACGCCGTGGAGGCCGCGCTCAAACTGGCCCGCACCGCCACCGGCCGCACCGGGGTCCTGGCGTTCACCGGCGCCTACCACGGCATGACCGCCGGCGCCGCCGAGGCGTCCGGCCACGCCTCCGACGTCCGCGTGACGCGCCTGCCCTATCCGTACGACTACCGCTGCCCCTACGGCGTCGGCGGTGAGCGCGGGGCCGAACTCGCCGCCCGCTGGGCCGAGTCGGTCCTCGACGACCCCAAGTCGGGCGTGCCCGGCCCGGCCTGCATGATCCTGGAGCCCGTACAGGGCGAGGGCGGGGTGATCCCCGCGCCGGACGGCTGGCTGCGCCGCATGCGGCAGATCACCGCCGACCGCTCCATCCCCCTGATCGCCGACGAGATCCAGACCGGCGTCGGCCGCACCGGCGCCTTCTGGGCCGTCGAGCACAGTGGGATCACCCCCGACGTGATGGTCCTCTCCAAGGCGATCGGCGGCAGCCTGCCCCTTGCGGTCGTCGTCTACCGGGACGACCTCGACCTGTGGGAACCCGGCGCCCACGCGGGCACCTTTCGCGGCAACCAGCTCGCCATGGCCGCCGGCACCGCCACCCTCGCCCACGTCCGCGAACATCGCCTCGCCGACCACGCGGCCGGCCTCGGCGCCCGTATGCTCGGCCGGCTCCGCGCCCTCGCCGGGGAGTTCCCGCACCTCGGCGACGTACGCGGCCGGGGCCTCATGATCGGCGTCGAGATGGTCGACCCGGAGAGCTCGCCGCAGGCCGTTTCCGGCACCGGCGTTCCCACCTCGACTCCGGCGCCCTCCGGCGCGCACCCGGCCTCCTCCGGCGCGCACCCGGCGCCCTCCGGTGCGCAGCTGACCGCCCCAGGCTCCACCGCCCGCGGCCCGCGCCCGCCCGCCGACCCCGCACCCGCCCCGCGCCCGGCCGCCCCCGCCTTCGCCGCCGCCGTCCAACGCGCCTGCCTGGACCGGGGGTTGATCGTCGAACTCGGCGGACGGCACCAGAGTGTCGTGCGCCTCCTCCCGCCCCTCACGATCACCGATGACCAGGCGACGGCCGTGCTCGACCGCTTCGCCGACGCGGTCGCGGCGGTCACCCGCGACCCCACGGGCCACCTCACGGTGCCCGCCCAGCACAGCCCGCGCCGATGGTCGCCCGCTCGAGGACGGCAACCAGCTCCTCAGCAGCGCCAGTTGCCGGACCGGGAAAACCAACCGCCCGACGACCAGTCGGACGACGGACCAGAACGCGCGGACGACGGCAGCCGACCGACCGGACGCCCCACCGGCCCCGCTTGA
- a CDS encoding IucA/IucC family protein: MHTDTPHQVTTPHTLAQAAATENLLRCWVRETSVPPPDAGHLRIPLPSSGLTLIAPVHHWSPTGLHRFGAPSLAGVPEPSPPLDAITVAALLAREAQAQAARETPAAGGPATSPSPDTSDLVTRVADSLRRTTLFLTEHRARTAVSAPTAPDLFLAAEQSLLLGHPLHPTPKSREGLTDTEARRYSPESHGSFPLHWLAVAPAVLAADSAWTESGRPVPAQRLTARLAGPGLPLPDGHAALPLHPWQLREIRHRPEAAALFDAGLLRDLGPYGPSWHPTSSVRTVHRSGAPAMLKLSLALRITNSRRENLRKELHRGVEVHRLLRTGLARQWHAAHPSFDIVRDPAWLAVDDHDGRPVTGLDVVIRHNPFAPSDDVSCIAGLLSPRPHAPADLGPYVPASLGPHTSADPGPYAPAPLDPYASAAPRRPASAHLPSARRPIPDPPMSPLRSRLATLIDRLASRTARPRDAVSVEWFLRYLDHVVRPVLWLDGEAGIALEAHQQNTLLLLDAEGWPAGGRYRDNQGYYFRESRRPELDARLPGIGEASDTFVSDEVTDERFAYYLGINNVFGLIGAFGAERLADERLLLAAFRRFLEAAAAGPRRMRSSLPARLLDSPVLRCKANLLTRLHGLDELVGPVDTQSVYVTVPNPLAL, translated from the coding sequence GTGCACACCGACACTCCTCACCAGGTCACCACCCCCCACACCCTGGCCCAGGCCGCCGCCACGGAGAACCTTCTCCGCTGCTGGGTCCGCGAGACCTCCGTACCGCCGCCCGACGCCGGCCACCTGCGTATCCCGCTCCCGTCCAGCGGCCTCACCCTCATCGCCCCCGTCCACCACTGGTCCCCGACCGGCCTGCACCGCTTCGGCGCCCCTTCGCTCGCCGGCGTCCCCGAACCGTCCCCGCCGCTCGACGCGATCACCGTCGCCGCGCTGCTGGCCCGCGAGGCGCAGGCACAGGCGGCCCGCGAAACCCCGGCGGCCGGGGGTCCGGCGACCTCGCCCTCTCCCGACACCTCCGACCTCGTCACCCGCGTCGCCGACTCCCTCCGTCGCACGACCCTGTTCCTCACCGAGCACCGCGCGCGGACGGCCGTCTCCGCGCCCACCGCTCCCGACCTGTTCCTCGCCGCCGAGCAGTCCCTCCTCCTGGGCCACCCCCTGCACCCGACCCCGAAGAGCCGGGAGGGCTTGACCGACACCGAAGCCCGCCGCTACTCGCCCGAGTCCCACGGCTCTTTCCCCCTCCACTGGCTGGCCGTAGCCCCCGCCGTCCTGGCCGCCGACTCCGCCTGGACCGAGAGCGGACGCCCGGTCCCCGCGCAGCGACTGACCGCCCGCCTCGCCGGCCCCGGGCTCCCGTTGCCCGACGGACACGCCGCCCTCCCGCTGCACCCCTGGCAACTGCGCGAGATCCGGCACCGCCCCGAGGCCGCCGCCCTGTTCGACGCCGGACTGTTGAGGGACCTCGGCCCGTACGGTCCGTCCTGGCACCCCACCTCCTCCGTCCGCACCGTCCACCGCTCCGGCGCCCCCGCGATGCTCAAGCTGTCGCTGGCCCTGCGCATCACCAACTCCCGCCGGGAGAACCTGCGCAAGGAACTCCACCGGGGCGTCGAGGTGCACCGGCTGCTGCGCACCGGCCTTGCCCGGCAGTGGCACGCGGCCCATCCCTCCTTCGACATCGTCCGCGACCCGGCGTGGCTGGCCGTCGACGACCACGACGGCCGTCCGGTGACCGGCCTGGACGTGGTGATCCGGCACAACCCCTTCGCCCCCTCGGACGACGTCTCGTGCATCGCCGGCCTGCTCTCGCCCCGCCCGCACGCCCCGGCGGACCTGGGCCCGTACGTCCCGGCGAGCCTCGGCCCGCACACCTCGGCGGATCCCGGCCCGTACGCCCCGGCGCCCCTCGACCCGTACGCCTCGGCGGCCCCCCGCCGACCTGCCTCGGCGCACCTCCCCAGCGCCCGCCGCCCGATCCCCGACCCACCCATGAGCCCTCTCCGTTCTCGCCTCGCGACGCTCATCGACCGCCTCGCCTCCCGCACCGCGCGCCCGCGAGATGCCGTGTCCGTCGAGTGGTTCCTGCGCTACCTCGACCATGTCGTCCGCCCGGTGCTGTGGCTCGACGGGGAGGCGGGGATCGCCCTGGAGGCGCATCAGCAGAACACGCTCCTGCTGCTGGACGCCGAGGGCTGGCCCGCGGGCGGCCGGTACCGGGACAACCAGGGCTACTACTTCCGCGAGTCCCGGCGCCCGGAACTCGACGCCCGGCTGCCCGGCATCGGTGAGGCGAGCGACACGTTCGTCTCCGACGAGGTCACCGACGAACGCTTCGCCTACTACCTCGGGATCAACAACGTGTTCGGCCTGATCGGCGCGTTCGGCGCCGAACGCCTCGCCGACGAACGCCTGTTGCTCGCCGCCTTCCGCCGCTTCCTCGAAGCGGCCGCCGCCGGACCCCGCCGGATGCGCAGCTCCCTGCCCGCCCGGCTGCTCGACTCGCCCGTCCTGCGCTGCAAGGCCAACCTGCTGACCCGGCTGCACGGCCTCGACGAACTCGTCGGCCCCGTGGACACCCAGTCCGTCTACGTCACCGTCCCCAACCCCCTCGCGCTCTGA